In one window of Bradyrhizobium diazoefficiens DNA:
- a CDS encoding glutathione S-transferase family protein, with the protein MLKLYYATGTCALATYMTLEEAGADYAAERLSFKDNQQNSPDYLAINPKGRVPALVTDRGVLTETPAMLAYIAQTFPKAKLAPLDDPFDFAQVQSFNSYLCSTVHVAHAHKGRGPRWATEESSFADMKRMVPKTMGACFALIEQKMLRGPWVMGDQFTICDPYLHTLSHWLEGDSVDINATPKIADHFKRMSDRPAVRKVMDAQKA; encoded by the coding sequence ATGCTCAAGCTCTACTACGCCACCGGCACCTGCGCACTCGCCACCTACATGACCCTGGAGGAGGCCGGCGCCGACTACGCGGCTGAACGCCTGAGCTTCAAGGACAACCAGCAGAACAGCCCGGACTATCTCGCCATCAACCCGAAGGGCCGCGTGCCGGCGCTGGTGACCGATCGCGGCGTCCTCACCGAGACGCCGGCGATGCTGGCCTACATCGCGCAAACCTTCCCCAAGGCGAAGCTCGCGCCGCTCGACGATCCCTTCGACTTCGCCCAGGTGCAGTCGTTCAACTCCTATCTCTGCTCCACCGTGCATGTGGCGCATGCGCACAAGGGGCGCGGTCCGCGCTGGGCCACGGAGGAGAGTTCGTTCGCCGACATGAAGCGGATGGTTCCGAAGACAATGGGTGCCTGCTTCGCCCTGATCGAGCAGAAGATGTTGAGAGGACCGTGGGTGATGGGCGATCAGTTCACGATCTGCGATCCCTATCTCCACACGCTCTCGCACTGGCTCGAAGGCGACAGCGTCGACATCAACGCGACCCCAAAGATCGCCGACCATTTCAAGCGCATGTCGGATCGGCCCGCGGTGCGCAAGGTGATGGACGCACAGAAGGCGTAA
- a CDS encoding LysR family transcriptional regulator produces MNLNSLDLNLLTALDALLREANVSRAALRIGLSQPAASHALQRLRDIFGDPLLVRTGARMELTPRAQALRAPLAQALDQMRSLFVPDEFDAARSERQFRLMMPDLAVELLMPPLMEKVTKAAPNVRIDVVPWRGPAIFHAEFARTIDLVISIGNAFKGFHRQLLYTDSDALAVRRGHPMGVKLKRREVFLAARHVGVIIRGNSEDLIDTWLRPKDIERHISLVVSGYLEALHVAARTDLVAFVPRRLIAALSKQFGLVTVTPPLDPGIDEQFMFHPTRAQMDPGSIWLRRLMLETGRGLEKKVS; encoded by the coding sequence ATGAATTTGAATTCGCTCGACCTCAACCTATTGACCGCGCTCGACGCGCTGCTGCGCGAGGCCAATGTCAGCCGCGCCGCCCTGCGCATCGGGCTGTCGCAGCCGGCCGCGAGCCACGCGCTGCAACGCCTGCGCGACATCTTCGGCGACCCGCTGCTGGTGCGTACCGGCGCGCGGATGGAGTTGACGCCGCGGGCGCAAGCCCTGCGCGCGCCGCTGGCACAGGCGCTCGACCAGATGCGCTCTCTGTTCGTGCCCGACGAGTTCGATGCCGCGCGCAGCGAGCGGCAATTCCGATTGATGATGCCGGATCTCGCGGTCGAGCTGCTGATGCCGCCTTTGATGGAGAAGGTGACGAAGGCCGCGCCGAACGTCCGCATCGACGTCGTGCCGTGGCGGGGCCCTGCGATCTTCCACGCCGAGTTCGCCCGCACCATCGATCTCGTGATCTCGATTGGCAATGCGTTCAAAGGCTTTCACCGCCAGCTGCTCTACACCGACAGTGACGCGCTGGCGGTGCGGCGCGGCCATCCCATGGGCGTCAAGCTCAAGCGGCGGGAGGTCTTCCTCGCCGCACGCCATGTCGGCGTGATCATCCGCGGCAACAGCGAGGATCTGATCGACACCTGGCTGCGACCTAAGGACATCGAGCGGCACATCTCGCTGGTCGTGTCAGGCTATCTGGAGGCGTTGCACGTCGCCGCCCGCACCGACCTCGTCGCCTTCGTGCCGCGCCGGCTGATCGCGGCGCTTTCGAAGCAGTTCGGTCTTGTCACGGTGACGCCGCCGCTCGATCCCGGGATCGACGAGCAGTTCATGTTCCACCCGACGCGGGCGCAGATGGATCCGGGCTCGATCTGGCTGCGACGGTTGATGCTGGAGACGGGACGGGGGTTGGAGAAGAAGGTTTCGTAG
- the moaB gene encoding molybdenum cofactor biosynthesis protein B yields MSSIDESKQFIPLDIAVLTVSDTRALADDKSGQTLVDRLTAAGHRLAAREIVTDDVEAIRAVIRRWIADAGIDVVITTGGTGFTGRDVTPEAIEPLFEKRMDGFSIAFHMLSHAKIGTSTIQSRATAGVAGATYIFCLPGSPGACRDGWDGILAAQLDYRTRPCNFVEIMPRLDEHLRRPKAQGATV; encoded by the coding sequence ATGTCTTCCATCGACGAATCCAAGCAATTCATCCCGCTCGATATCGCGGTGCTCACCGTCTCCGACACCCGTGCGCTCGCCGACGACAAGTCCGGCCAGACGCTCGTCGATCGTCTCACCGCGGCGGGCCATCGTCTCGCTGCGCGCGAGATCGTCACCGATGATGTCGAGGCGATCCGCGCCGTCATCCGCCGCTGGATTGCGGACGCCGGCATCGACGTCGTCATCACCACAGGCGGCACCGGCTTCACCGGGCGCGACGTCACCCCGGAGGCGATCGAGCCGCTGTTCGAGAAGCGCATGGATGGTTTCTCGATCGCCTTCCACATGCTGAGCCACGCCAAGATCGGGACCTCGACGATCCAGAGCCGCGCCACCGCCGGCGTTGCGGGGGCGACCTACATCTTCTGTCTCCCCGGTTCGCCCGGCGCCTGCCGCGATGGCTGGGACGGCATCCTTGCGGCCCAGCTCGATTACCGTACGCGCCCCTGCAATTTCGTCGAGATCATGCCGCGGCTGGACGAGCATCTGCGCAGGCCGAAAGCGCAGGGCGCAACGGTGTAG
- a CDS encoding nuclear transport factor 2 family protein codes for MSASANKKLMQDIFAAAANPDPTVRDRALFTASLADDARWIVTGQYSWSRTFTGRDAILNDLHGYVRTRLRDRTRTVAERFIADGDIVVVEAKGDNITPEGVRYDNDYCLVFRLEDGKIKEIREYCDSVLTEKALGPFPEQDRRAAAG; via the coding sequence ATGAGCGCGAGCGCCAACAAGAAGCTGATGCAGGATATTTTCGCCGCCGCCGCCAACCCCGATCCGACGGTGCGCGATCGCGCCCTGTTCACCGCAAGCCTTGCCGACGACGCAAGATGGATCGTCACCGGCCAGTACTCCTGGTCGCGCACCTTCACGGGGAGGGACGCGATCCTCAACGATCTGCACGGCTATGTGCGGACCCGCCTGCGCGACCGGACGCGCACGGTCGCCGAGCGCTTCATCGCCGATGGCGACATCGTCGTGGTGGAGGCCAAGGGCGACAACATCACGCCCGAGGGCGTGCGCTACGACAACGACTATTGCCTGGTGTTTCGGCTCGAGGACGGCAAGATCAAGGAGATCCGGGAGTATTGCGACTCGGTTTTGACCGAGAAGGCGCTGGGTCCGTTTCCGGAGCAGGATCGGCGTGCGGCTGCCGGTTGA
- the mutY gene encoding A/G-specific adenine glycosylase, translating into MSPKSALKAKSEPRQAETSSRPIALLRWYDRHRRRLPWRAAPGEASDPYRVWLSEIMLQQTTVKAVGPYFEKFVARWPDVTALGRASLDDVLRMWAGLGYYSRARNLYACAVAVTREHGGAFPETEEGLRALPGIGPYTAAAIAAIAFDRHTMPVDGNIERVVSRLFAVEEELPQAKPRIQQLAATLLANSRAGDSAQALMDLGSSICTPKNPACALCPLNEDCTARVQGSQETFPRKAPKKSGTLRRGAAFVVTRGDELLVRSRPEKGLLGGMTEVPGSDWLAAQDDAVAKRQAPKLNGLSRWQRKVGVVTHVFTHFPLELVVYTARAEARTRAPAGMRWVPIATLADEALPNVMRKVIAHALNL; encoded by the coding sequence ATGAGCCCCAAATCCGCGCTGAAGGCGAAATCGGAACCCCGTCAGGCAGAGACCTCGTCGCGCCCGATCGCACTTCTGCGATGGTACGACCGCCACCGCCGCAGGCTGCCGTGGCGTGCCGCGCCCGGTGAGGCATCGGATCCTTATCGCGTCTGGCTGTCGGAGATCATGCTTCAGCAGACCACGGTGAAGGCAGTCGGGCCCTATTTCGAAAAATTCGTCGCGCGCTGGCCTGACGTCACGGCGCTGGGGCGGGCTTCGCTGGACGACGTGCTGCGGATGTGGGCCGGGCTCGGCTATTACTCGCGTGCGCGCAATCTCTATGCCTGCGCGGTCGCGGTGACGCGCGAGCATGGTGGCGCTTTTCCCGAGACTGAGGAAGGCCTGCGCGCTCTGCCGGGCATCGGGCCGTACACGGCGGCAGCGATCGCGGCGATCGCCTTCGATCGCCATACCATGCCGGTCGACGGCAATATCGAGCGCGTGGTGTCGCGCCTGTTCGCGGTCGAGGAGGAGTTGCCGCAGGCCAAGCCGCGGATCCAGCAGCTGGCAGCGACCCTGCTTGCCAATTCCCGCGCTGGCGATAGTGCCCAAGCCTTGATGGATTTGGGCTCTTCGATCTGCACGCCGAAGAATCCGGCCTGCGCGCTGTGTCCGCTGAACGAGGATTGCACGGCGCGCGTGCAGGGATCGCAGGAGACGTTTCCGCGCAAGGCGCCGAAGAAGAGCGGCACTTTGCGGCGCGGTGCCGCCTTCGTCGTCACGCGCGGCGACGAGCTGCTGGTCCGAAGTCGCCCTGAAAAGGGTCTGCTTGGCGGCATGACAGAAGTGCCGGGTTCAGACTGGCTCGCCGCTCAGGACGATGCGGTCGCGAAGCGGCAGGCGCCGAAGTTGAACGGGCTGTCGCGCTGGCAGCGCAAGGTGGGCGTGGTCACGCACGTCTTCACGCATTTTCCGCTGGAGCTCGTGGTCTACACGGCGAGGGCAGAAGCCCGCACCCGCGCACCCGCAGGCATGCGCTGGGTTCCGATCGCGACCCTGGCCGACGAGGCGCTGCCCAACGTCATGCGCAAGGTGATCGCGCACGCGCTGAATCTCTAG
- a CDS encoding DsbA family protein, protein MIITRRAFTTMLSLTGLAAVAGLSPLRFISDAMIPKAMAQAAADVAKPVSLPDMALGSKDAPVTITEYASMTCPHCAAFNEQVFPKIKSEYIDTGKVRYIFREFPLDIKAAAGSMLSRCIANGDAAKYFAVTDMLFRQQNDWVVKNTTETLTRIGKQAGLTQQQVEACLKDQALLDKIAADQKYASDVLKVDSTPTFFINGEKIKGETSFEEFAKKINPLLKS, encoded by the coding sequence TTGATCATCACCCGCCGCGCCTTCACCACGATGCTGTCGCTGACCGGTCTTGCCGCGGTTGCCGGGCTCTCGCCGCTGCGGTTCATCTCTGACGCCATGATCCCCAAGGCAATGGCGCAGGCTGCCGCCGACGTCGCCAAGCCGGTGTCGCTGCCCGACATGGCGCTGGGCTCCAAGGACGCCCCCGTCACCATCACCGAATACGCTTCGATGACCTGCCCGCACTGCGCGGCTTTCAACGAGCAGGTGTTCCCCAAGATCAAATCGGAATACATCGACACCGGCAAGGTGCGTTACATCTTCCGTGAGTTCCCGCTCGACATCAAAGCGGCGGCCGGCTCGATGCTGTCGCGCTGCATCGCCAATGGCGACGCGGCGAAATATTTTGCGGTCACCGACATGCTGTTCCGCCAGCAGAATGACTGGGTGGTGAAGAACACCACGGAGACGCTGACGCGGATCGGCAAGCAAGCCGGCCTCACCCAGCAGCAGGTCGAGGCCTGCCTGAAGGATCAGGCGCTGCTCGACAAGATCGCCGCCGACCAGAAATATGCCAGCGACGTTTTGAAGGTCGACTCGACACCGACGTTCTTCATCAACGGCGAGAAGATCAAGGGCGAGACCTCGTTCGAGGAGTTCGCCAAGAAGATCAATCCGCTGCTGAAGAGCTGA
- a CDS encoding glutathione S-transferase family protein, whose translation MLKFYFNGSPNPTKVALYLEEAGLPFEPVKIDTRKGEQFTPDYLKINPNGKVPAIDDNGTIVFDSNAILLYLAETTGKFLPAANVRGETLSWLMFIATGLGPFSGQAVHFKHFAPKDQNHDYAHNRYQYETDRHYKILDAHLEGRRYMVGDSYSIVDMALWGWARMVPFKLGDDAFARYPNVKRLVDEISARPAAARAIALKDKFTFKAEMDDEARANMFKHMTTKVA comes from the coding sequence ATGCTCAAATTCTATTTCAACGGATCGCCGAACCCGACCAAGGTGGCACTCTATCTGGAAGAGGCCGGTCTGCCGTTCGAGCCGGTGAAGATCGACACCCGCAAGGGCGAGCAGTTCACGCCAGACTATCTGAAGATCAATCCGAACGGCAAGGTGCCGGCGATCGACGACAACGGCACGATCGTGTTCGACAGCAACGCCATCCTGCTCTATCTCGCCGAGACAACCGGCAAGTTCCTGCCCGCCGCCAACGTCCGCGGCGAGACGCTGTCCTGGCTGATGTTCATCGCCACCGGCCTCGGCCCCTTTTCGGGCCAAGCCGTGCACTTCAAGCATTTCGCGCCGAAGGATCAGAACCACGACTACGCCCATAACCGCTACCAGTACGAGACCGATCGCCACTACAAGATTCTCGACGCGCACCTCGAAGGCCGCCGCTACATGGTCGGCGACAGCTATTCGATCGTCGACATGGCGCTGTGGGGCTGGGCGCGGATGGTGCCGTTCAAGCTCGGCGACGACGCCTTTGCGCGCTACCCGAACGTGAAGCGGCTGGTCGACGAGATCTCGGCGCGGCCGGCAGCGGCGCGGGCGATCGCACTGAAGGACAAGTTCACCTTTAAGGCCGAGATGGACGACGAGGCGAGAGCCAACATGTTCAAGCACATGACGACCAAGGTCGCCTGA
- a CDS encoding flavin-dependent oxidoreductase — translation MTVLIAGGGIGGLTLALSLHGIGVSVKVFESVAELKPLGVGINVLPHAVRELIELGLMDKLDASGVRTRELAYFSKHGRPIWSEPRGLEAGYKWPQFSIHRGTLQQLLLDIAIERLGRDNILTSHHLTGWTEATSGVRADFVDRATGKAAGTYDGAIMIAADGIHSAAREKLYPDEGPPIWNGRILWRGVTPAKAFLTGRTMIMAGHEILKFVCYPISKAPDAAGNHLINWVAERHMPPTYQWRREDYNRTARLEEFLPWFESWQFDWLDVPGLIRNCPHAYEYPLVDRDPVSQWTFGKVTLMGDAAHPMYPIGSNGASQAILDARTITREILAHGPTQAALLAYEAERRPATTDLVLLNRKNGPEQVMQLVEERAPDGYGVVTDVLSQKELEDIAANYKRVAGFQVEALNAKPAIVSKDARAGA, via the coding sequence ATGACGGTACTCATCGCCGGCGGCGGCATCGGCGGGCTGACGCTTGCGCTCAGCTTGCACGGAATCGGCGTGTCCGTAAAAGTCTTCGAGAGCGTCGCGGAGCTGAAGCCGCTCGGCGTCGGCATCAACGTGCTGCCGCATGCGGTACGCGAGCTGATCGAGCTCGGGCTGATGGACAAGCTCGACGCCAGCGGCGTACGCACCCGCGAGCTTGCCTATTTCTCCAAGCACGGCAGGCCGATCTGGAGCGAGCCGCGCGGGCTGGAAGCCGGTTACAAATGGCCGCAATTCTCGATCCATCGCGGCACGCTGCAGCAGCTCCTGCTCGACATCGCGATCGAGCGGCTCGGCCGCGACAACATCTTGACCAGCCATCATCTGACCGGGTGGACCGAAGCGACCAGCGGCGTGCGCGCCGATTTCGTCGACAGGGCGACCGGCAAGGCCGCGGGGACTTACGACGGTGCGATCATGATCGCCGCCGACGGCATCCATTCCGCCGCGCGAGAGAAGCTTTACCCCGACGAAGGCCCGCCGATCTGGAACGGCCGCATCCTCTGGCGCGGCGTGACGCCTGCAAAGGCCTTCCTCACCGGCCGCACCATGATCATGGCCGGGCACGAAATCCTGAAATTCGTCTGCTATCCGATCAGCAAGGCGCCGGACGCCGCGGGCAACCATTTGATCAACTGGGTCGCCGAGCGCCACATGCCGCCGACCTATCAGTGGCGTCGCGAGGACTACAACCGCACCGCGCGGCTGGAAGAGTTTCTGCCCTGGTTCGAGAGCTGGCAGTTCGACTGGCTCGACGTGCCCGGGCTGATCCGGAACTGCCCGCACGCCTATGAATATCCGCTGGTCGACCGCGATCCGGTCTCGCAATGGACCTTTGGCAAGGTGACGCTGATGGGCGATGCCGCGCATCCGATGTACCCGATCGGCTCGAACGGCGCGTCACAGGCGATCCTCGATGCCCGCACCATCACCCGCGAGATTTTGGCGCACGGCCCGACGCAGGCGGCGCTGCTCGCCTATGAGGCCGAGCGGCGGCCTGCGACCACCGACCTCGTGCTGCTCAATCGCAAGAATGGCCCCGAGCAGGTGATGCAGCTCGTCGAAGAGCGCGCGCCGGATGGTTACGGCGTTGTGACCGACGTGCTGTCGCAGAAAGAGCTGGAGGACATCGCCGCGAATTACAAGCGCGTCGCGGGATTTCAGGTGGAGGCGCTGAATGCGAAGCCGGCGATTGTGAGCAAGGACGCGCGCGCGGGAGCGTGA
- a CDS encoding PaaI family thioesterase: protein MVKTALDNFKRPPCAELLGWRLLEARPEDGWLKLGFEGKPEFCNPAGFIQGGMLSAMLDDTMGPAVLVMTEGRLYTTTISMTVNFLSPAKPGPIIAEAKVTQLGKTIAFVEAKLMAGDGTVLATATASERLLEAARVVGR from the coding sequence ATGGTCAAGACCGCGCTCGACAACTTCAAGAGGCCGCCCTGCGCCGAGCTGCTGGGATGGCGCCTGCTCGAGGCCCGTCCCGAGGACGGCTGGCTCAAGCTCGGCTTCGAGGGCAAGCCGGAGTTCTGCAACCCGGCGGGCTTCATCCAGGGCGGTATGCTCTCGGCCATGCTCGACGACACCATGGGCCCCGCCGTGCTGGTGATGACCGAGGGCCGGCTCTACACCACCACCATCAGTATGACCGTGAATTTTCTCAGCCCCGCAAAGCCCGGTCCGATCATCGCCGAGGCCAAGGTGACGCAGCTCGGCAAGACCATTGCGTTCGTCGAGGCCAAGCTGATGGCCGGAGACGGTACGGTGCTGGCAACGGCCACGGCGAGCGAGCGGCTACTGGAAGCGGCGAGGGTGGTTGGCAGATAG
- a CDS encoding neutral zinc metallopeptidase: MRYDDFRRSDDVEDRRGDDGGGGGGGGGFGLPMGGGGLGIGTIIVLGLVGYAFGIDPRVLIGGAEILTGGGQAPSYQSDRQSSSTAKRGAPTDEMGSMISGILGEIDDRWSEIFQASGQSYTGPKVVLFRNATNGGRCGRAESAMGPFYCPPDKTIFLDTGFFREVETRFHGCSGKSACNFTTAYIIAHEAGHHIQNLLGILPKVTRLQQQAGSKAEANALQVKVELQADCLSGVWVNREAKKRPNFLETGDIDAALTTASAIGDDTLQRQATGRVVPDSFTHGSAAQRKQWFMTGYQQGKVQACNTFGGGG; this comes from the coding sequence ATGCGCTACGATGATTTCCGCCGCAGCGACGACGTCGAAGATCGTCGCGGCGATGATGGTGGCGGCGGTGGAGGTGGCGGCGGGTTCGGCCTGCCGATGGGCGGCGGTGGCCTCGGCATCGGCACCATCATCGTGCTCGGCCTGGTTGGCTACGCCTTCGGCATCGATCCGCGCGTCCTGATCGGCGGTGCCGAGATCCTCACCGGCGGCGGCCAGGCGCCGAGCTACCAGAGCGATCGCCAATCGTCCTCAACCGCCAAGCGCGGCGCGCCGACCGACGAGATGGGCAGCATGATCTCCGGCATCCTCGGCGAGATCGACGATCGCTGGAGCGAGATTTTCCAGGCGAGCGGCCAGTCCTACACCGGTCCGAAGGTCGTGCTGTTCCGCAACGCCACCAATGGCGGCCGCTGCGGCCGTGCAGAATCGGCGATGGGCCCGTTCTACTGTCCGCCGGACAAGACCATCTTCCTCGACACCGGCTTCTTCCGCGAGGTCGAGACGCGCTTCCACGGCTGCTCCGGCAAGTCCGCCTGTAACTTCACCACCGCCTACATCATCGCCCATGAGGCCGGCCATCACATCCAGAACCTGCTCGGCATCCTTCCGAAGGTGACGCGGCTGCAACAGCAGGCCGGCAGCAAGGCGGAGGCCAATGCGCTCCAGGTCAAGGTCGAATTGCAGGCTGATTGCCTGTCGGGCGTCTGGGTCAATCGCGAGGCGAAGAAGCGTCCGAACTTCCTCGAGACGGGCGACATCGACGCCGCGCTGACCACCGCGAGCGCGATCGGCGACGATACGCTGCAGCGTCAGGCCACGGGGCGCGTGGTGCCTGATTCCTTCACCCACGGCTCCGCTGCGCAGCGCAAGCAATGGTTCATGACCGGCTATCAACAGGGCAAGGTGCAGGCCTGCAACACGTTCGGCGGCGGGGGGTAG
- a CDS encoding DUF721 domain-containing protein → MSKFPPKPGPISAKPLGILLNDVFAEAYAKQGFAARELVTRWAQIAGPEIAAHAEPLKMQWPRPVEGQPQEPATLVLRVEGPMALEIQHSADVILERVNRFFGWSAVGKLAFRQAPLSRSRRPVRPGPPDSKAVAEVAESLGAIEDEELKTALARLGAAIKRN, encoded by the coding sequence ATGTCCAAATTCCCTCCCAAACCCGGCCCCATCAGCGCCAAGCCGCTCGGCATCCTGCTCAACGACGTCTTTGCCGAGGCCTATGCCAAGCAGGGTTTTGCGGCGCGCGAGCTGGTGACGCGGTGGGCGCAGATCGCGGGACCTGAGATCGCCGCCCATGCCGAGCCGCTGAAGATGCAATGGCCGCGGCCGGTCGAGGGCCAGCCGCAGGAGCCGGCGACGCTGGTGCTCCGGGTTGAGGGGCCGATGGCGCTGGAGATCCAGCACTCCGCCGACGTAATTCTGGAACGGGTCAACCGCTTCTTCGGCTGGAGCGCGGTCGGCAAGCTCGCCTTCCGCCAGGCCCCCTTGTCGCGGTCAAGGCGTCCCGTGAGGCCCGGCCCACCGGACTCCAAGGCCGTTGCCGAGGTGGCGGAGAGCCTGGGCGCCATCGAAGATGAAGAATTGAAGACGGCGCTGGCGCGGCTCGGGGCCGCCATCAAGCGAAATTGA
- a CDS encoding site-specific DNA-methyltransferase has translation MVVSRRGASARAPRTNFESASHSIILGDCVAEMSKLQAGSVDLVFADPPYNLQLKGDLKRPDESHVDAVNDDWDKFDSFSAYDDFTRAWLLAARRAMKPSATIWVIGSYHNIFRVGAIMQDLGFWLLNDIVWRKTNPMPNFRGRRFTNAHETMIWAARDEKAKGYTFNYEALKAANEDVQARSDWLIPLCTGEERLKGADGKKVHPTQKPEGLLARVLLSSSKPGDLVIDPFNGTGTTGAVAKRLGRSYIGFERDKTYAKAAQARIAAVEPLPDASLAPFMTAREAPRVAFSELIERGMIMPGAKLFDAKKKLGALVRADGAIMFGDKVGSIHRMGAVAQGAQACNGWTFWHVETKKGLKLIDEFRAEIRAGMAAE, from the coding sequence ATGGTAGTGTCGCGTCGCGGGGCGTCTGCAAGGGCGCCCCGCACAAACTTTGAGTCCGCTTCGCACAGCATCATCCTCGGCGATTGCGTTGCCGAGATGTCGAAGCTTCAGGCTGGTAGCGTCGATCTGGTGTTCGCAGATCCGCCCTACAATCTCCAGCTCAAGGGCGATCTCAAGCGCCCCGACGAATCCCATGTCGATGCCGTCAACGACGACTGGGACAAGTTCGACTCGTTCTCCGCCTATGACGATTTCACCCGCGCCTGGCTGCTCGCCGCGCGCCGCGCGATGAAGCCGTCGGCGACGATCTGGGTGATCGGCTCCTACCACAACATCTTCCGCGTCGGCGCGATCATGCAGGACCTCGGCTTCTGGCTCCTGAACGACATCGTCTGGCGCAAGACCAACCCGATGCCGAATTTCCGCGGCCGCCGCTTCACCAACGCGCACGAGACCATGATCTGGGCCGCGCGTGACGAGAAGGCCAAGGGCTACACGTTCAACTACGAGGCGCTGAAGGCGGCCAACGAGGACGTTCAGGCACGCTCCGACTGGCTGATCCCGCTCTGCACCGGCGAGGAACGCCTCAAGGGCGCCGACGGCAAGAAGGTGCATCCGACGCAAAAGCCGGAAGGCCTGCTCGCACGCGTGCTGCTGTCGTCGTCGAAGCCCGGCGATCTCGTGATCGATCCCTTCAACGGCACCGGCACCACCGGCGCCGTCGCCAAGCGTCTCGGCCGCTCCTATATCGGCTTCGAGCGCGACAAGACCTATGCCAAGGCGGCGCAAGCCCGCATCGCCGCGGTCGAGCCGCTGCCGGACGCGAGCCTTGCCCCGTTCATGACCGCGCGCGAAGCGCCGCGAGTCGCGTTCTCCGAGCTGATCGAGCGCGGCATGATCATGCCTGGCGCAAAACTGTTCGACGCCAAGAAGAAGCTTGGCGCGCTGGTCCGTGCCGACGGCGCCATCATGTTCGGCGACAAGGTCGGCTCGATCCATCGCATGGGCGCGGTGGCGCAAGGCGCGCAGGCGTGCAACGGCTGGACCTTCTGGCATGTCGAGACCAAGAAAGGTCTCAAGCTGATCGACGAGTTCCGTGCGGAGATCCGTGCCGGCATGGCGGCGGAGTAG